A DNA window from Procambarus clarkii isolate CNS0578487 chromosome 75, FALCON_Pclarkii_2.0, whole genome shotgun sequence contains the following coding sequences:
- the LOC123771753 gene encoding solute carrier family 49 member 4 homolog isoform X3 — translation MDEPGDSSANKGGQKVYPSRFWILGVFSFLAWFQCVQWSIWGPISESVDAAFEGWGSGTVAMMANWGTITFASCVAPMCWLMSTKGLRVGVVTCAVLVACATVARILPFMADSDKFFTVMCHIAAILNGIAGTLIMSAPPMIAAEWFPPKERTTATAVSQVLNQLGTAGSYLAPLLVQSPNAGVTKDQIKSDIKTLLYIYAAVGVTLLIAILVYFPTKPPTPPSVTSSVQRLNFKSSLKKLMRNRNVLLTTIAYSVCIAIPATWLSVLNYSLNDLGIDQDNAMWVGLTAVLVQGVTGLLVGRMTDLVYGHVKASLLFFMIISLACFYWFYLLTMGTIPVTKGQIFCSVVIGLASNFANAPLFFELAVERAYPCPEVIVAGLLTGLMNFIGLIFLFVFLIPDIGYKWVTYVLLSSGSLSIIPVLLVQEDYSRSNIDRNVDSPIPEQVAAKEKQSPHQLAVI, via the exons TGTGTTCAGTGGTCCATTTGGGGCCCTATTAGCGAGAGTGTTGATGCGGCGTTTGAAGGCTGGGGCTCTGGGACCGTGGCCATGATGGCCAACTGGGGCACAATAACGTTTGCATCGTGCGTTGCACCCATGTGTTGGCTGATGAGCACCAAAGGGTTGCGTGTAGGTGTGGTCACTTGTGCTGTGCTGGTTGCTTGTGCAACAGTCGCCAGAATTCTCCCCTTTATGGCAGATTCTGATAAATTCTTCACAGT AATGTGCCACATTGCAGCCATACTGAACGGAATTGCAGGGACCCTAATCATGTCCGCTCCACCGATGATTGCAGCAGAGTGGTTCCCGCCCAAGGAGAGAACTACAGCCACAG CTGTATCGCAAGTATTGAACCAGCTGGGGACAGCAGGGAGCTACCTGGCACCTCTATTGGTCCAGTCTCCAAATGCTGGTGTGACTAAGGACCAGATTAAAAGTGATATCAAGACACTTTTGTACATTT ATGCTGCTGTTGGGGTGACATTGCTGATAGCTATCCTGGTGTACTTCCCTACAAAGCCTCCCACGCCTCCGTCCGTCACATCTTCGGTGCAAAGACTGAATTTTAAATCCAGTTTAAAGAAGTTAATGAG AAATCGAAATGTATTGCTGACAACAATTGCATACAGCGTCTGCATAGCAATACCTGCGACCTGGCTCTCTGTTCTCAACTATTCTCTTAATGATCTGGGAATCGATCAG GATAATGCTATGTGGGTAGGACTCACAGCTGTGTTGGTGCAAGGAGTGACCGGTCTGTTGGTGGGGCGTATGACAGATCTAGTTTACGGCCACGTCAAGGCGTCTCTCCTGTTTTTCATGATCATATCTTTGGCTTGCTTCTATTGGTTCTACCTCTTGACAATGGGCACCATCCCCGTAACAAAAG GGCAGATATTTTGTTCGGTGGTGATTGGCCTGGCATCCAATTTTGCCAATGCTCCACTATTCTTCGAGTTGGCTGTGGAGCGAGCCTATCCCTGCCCTGAGGTTATTGTTGCTGGCCTACTCACCGGTCTCATGAACTTTATTGGGCTGATATTCCTCTTCGTCTTTCTAATTCCTGACATAG GCTATAAGTGGGTGACCTATGTTCTCCTGAGTTCCGGTTCTCTGTCAATAATTCCTGTTCTCCTTGTACAAGAGGATTATTCTAGATCGAACATTGACCGCAATGTTGATTCTCCGATTCCAGAACAAGTTGCAGCAAAAGAAAAGCAATCTCCACACCAGTTagctgtgatataa